From the genome of Abyssicoccus albus, one region includes:
- the rbfA gene encoding 30S ribosome-binding factor RbfA: MSIRSERVGEEIKKVISETINNKVKDPRIGFTTVTDVEVTGDLEHAKVYLTVFGTEKEKEETFKALDKANGFIRNEIGKAVKLRVVPDLTFIYDESIDYGNKIERMIAEFNKKEK; the protein is encoded by the coding sequence ATGAGTATAAGAAGCGAACGTGTTGGAGAAGAAATCAAAAAGGTTATCTCTGAGACAATTAATAATAAGGTTAAAGACCCACGTATTGGATTTACTACGGTGACAGATGTCGAAGTGACTGGGGATCTTGAACATGCAAAAGTATATTTGACAGTATTTGGAACCGAAAAAGAAAAGGAAGAAACTTTTAAAGCGCTTGATAAAGCAAATGGATTTATCCGAAATGAAATTGGTAAAGCAGTAAAACTTAGAGTTGTACCAGATTTAACATTTATTTATGATGAATCAATTGATTACGGTAATAAGATAGAACGTATGATTGCAGAATTCAATAAAAAAGAAAAGTAA